The following proteins are encoded in a genomic region of Dasypus novemcinctus isolate mDasNov1 chromosome 3, mDasNov1.1.hap2, whole genome shotgun sequence:
- the LOC101439267 gene encoding olfactory receptor 4K3-like, whose protein sequence is MTDPHLHSPVYFLLANLSFVDFCLSTVTTPKLITDFLKDNKTISFGGCTNQILCVHFFGGGEMVLLVTMAYDRYVAICKPFHYSSLMDRKKCIWLLLITLIMDVVHAMSQLAMMLDLPFCGPRLVDSFFCDIPLVIKIASMDTHTMGTLINADSGFLATICFIFLLISYTCILFKVGLHSKDGASKAFSTCTFHSTVVVLFFGPCIFIYLWLLSINQVDKFLACLYSNYTSSESSYLYTEK, encoded by the coding sequence ATGACTGACCCTCATCTCCATTCCCCCGTGTATTTCCTCTTAGCCAATCTCTCCTTTGTTGACTTTTGCCTTTCCACAGTCACCACCCCTAAACTTATCACAGACTTCCTGAAGGATAATAAGACCATCTCCTTTGGAGGCTGCACGAACCAGATTCTCTGTGTGCATTTCTTTGGAGGAGGTGAGATGGTGCTGCTTGTGACAATGGCCTATGATCGTTATGTGGCCATATGCAAACCATTCCATTACTCCAGCCTCATGGACAGAAAAAAGTGCATCTGGCTACTTTTAATAACATTGATCATGGACGTTGTGCATGCCATGAGTCAACTGGCTATGATGTTGGATCTACCATTCTGTGGACCAAGACTAGTGGACAGCTTTTTCTgtgatattcctttggttatcaAAATAGCCAGCATGGATACTCACACAATGGGAACATTGATAAATGCTGACAGTGGGTTCTTGGCTACAATTTGCTTCATTTTCTTGCTGATCTCCTACACCTGTATACTATTTAAAGTCGGCCTTCACTCTAAGGATGGGGCATCAAAGGCTTTCTCCACCTGCACTTTCCATAGCACTGTAGTGGTGCTGTTCTTTGGaccctgcattttcatttatctgtggCTACTCAGCATTAATCAGGTGGATAAGTTTCTTGCTTGTTTGTACAGTAATTACACCTCTTCTGAATCCAGCTATTTATACACTGAGAAATAA